AAAGCTCTCATCGCTGGTCTCCGTCTTGCAAAAGCAGTTGGTGTGAACAAGATATAAACTTTCTGCGACTCTCAGCTCGTCGCCAATCAATTCAGTGGTGAATACGAGACGAGAAATGACCGAATTAATGCTTACTTACAAGTCGTTCAAAAACTTTCCCAGGATTTCACCAACTGAACCCTCACCAAGATTCCCCGAAGCGACAATTCCTCTGCCGATGCTCTCGCCGCTTTAGCATCAACCTCTGATCCTTCGCTCAGAAGAATGATTCCAGTGGAAAGCATCGATAAACCAAGTATCGAGTTAGCTATGGGAGTCAACATCATAGATGACCTCGACGAAGAGATGGACATCACCAATGAGATAGACGGACCTACACCCGAAGAAGAAGTTGCGGATCCAATCGATTGGCGCGACGAAATCAAACTCTACATTACCGAGGGAACAACACCAGACAACCGCTGGACTGCACGACGCTTGAAAGCCCGATGTGCACACTATGTCATGTACGACAACGCCCTCTTCAGATGGAGCTCGACCAAAGCATTACTGCGGTGCATACATGGTCAAGAAGTCAGATGGGTCCTCGAAGAGACACACGAAGGCGCAGGTGGTAATCATTCAGGAGGACGAGCCTTAGCCATAAAAATCAAGCGACACAGACATTTCTGGCAGACAATGGTCGTAGATTGCGAAAAATTTGTATCCAAGTGCGAAAAGTGCCAGCGCCATTCCCCTATGATTCATCTACCAACGGAGCTCCTCTTAACCACTACGTCACCATATCCATTCATGAGATGGGCAATGGACATTGTTGGTCCAATGCCACCATCCAAACAGAAGCGCTATCTCCTGATCATGATTGATTACTTTACCAAATGGGTCGAGACTGAATCATACACAACTATACGCGCCCCCGACGTTCAGAAATTTgtttggaaaaacatcatctgccgCCACGGTCTCCCATACGAAATCGTCACCGATAATGGCTCTCAATTCATCTCAGCGACCTTCGAAAATTTCTGCGCTTTGTGGAAAATCAGATTAAGTAAATCTACACCAAGGAACCCTCAGGGAAACAGGCAAGCTGAGGCCACAAACAAGACGATCCTCGACGGAATCAAAAAACGTCTGGAAGAAACGAAAGGAGTTTGGGCTGACGAACTCGACGGCGTTCTCTGGTCACACCGCACGACACCACGCCGTTCCACGGGTATGACACCATTCTCCCTATCCCATGGAATGGAGGCAATGTCACCAGACGAAGTCAGCATCCCAAGCCTCCGTCAGCTCACACTCGCCGAAAATGAAGAGCTCAACAACTCAATGATCATCGACCACTTAGACCAAGTTGAAGAAAAACGGGACCAAGCTCTCCTCCGCGTCCAAAGTTATCAAAACTTGGCCGCTCGATACTATAACAAGAGAGTCAAAGGAAGGTTCTTTCAAATGAATGACCTCGTCATTCGCAAAGTCTTTGAAAACACTCGCGAGTGGAAACCAGGAAAACTCGGTGCGAACTGGGAAGGTCCATACCTGATTTCGAAAATCATCAAACCAGGTGTCTATGAACTCACCGAGATGAGCGGAGAGAAGGTCCCGAGATCGTGGAACTCCTTGAATCTCAAGCGATTTTACTACTAAGGAAATCTAAGAAGACCGGCGCACGCCTGATGTACCAAAAATAAGACTCCAGGAGGATCCGCCCCCTTAATCCAAGCATTTACTTTACTCGTAAAGGTGAACTACGGTCGGCTTGATCCCCGCCTGTGGGGTACATAGGCAACCTATCACGAGGCTCAGCtagttctataaaaaaaatatataaaaaaatctacctaAGAAGAAGGCACAAGCAAGAAGACAGGCGCACCCCTGATATACCAAATATAAGACTCCAGGAGGATCCACCCCTTTTAATCTAAGCATTTACTTTCCTTGTAAAGGCGAACTACGGTCGGCTTGATCCCAGCCTGtgggggtacgtaggcaacctCTCATGAGGCTCAGCTAGTTCtataaaaaattctatatttttcaaacaaatatcATGATACGACCATCTCTcacgtaaaaaaaaatatacgagATCAGTTCTCAGTGATGCAGCTCCGCGCTCACACTTAACCAAATTTGCAAAAATATACAAGATCCGTTCTCAGTGCTACAGCTCCGCGCTCACACTTAactaaatttacaaaaatatacgAGATCCGTTCTTAGTGCCGTTCTCAGTGCTGCAGCTCCACGCTCACACTTAACTAAATTTGCAAAAATATACAAGATCCGTTCTCAGTGCTGCAGCTCCGCGCTCACACTTAACTAAATTTGCAAAAATATACAAGATCCGTTCTCAGTGCTGCAGCTCCGCGCTCACACTTAACTAAATTTGCAAAAATATATGAGATCCGTTCTCAGTGCTGCAGCTCCGCGCTCACACTTAACTAAATTTGCAAAAATATACGAGATCCGTTCTCAGTGCTGCAGCTCCGCGCTCACACTTAACCAAATTTGCAAAAATATACGTGACCCGTTCCCAGTACTGCAGCTACGCGTTCACACTtaatcaaattttcaaaaaattatgagATCTATTCTCAGCGCTGCAGCTCCGCACTCACACTTAatcaaatttgcaaaaaaaaaaattacgagATCCATTCTCAGTGCTGCAGCTCCGCGCTCACACTTAATCAAATTTGCAAAAATTACGAGATCCGTCCTCAAACGCCAACTCTACAACATCTCAGCGATCAAAGCCATAcaaggaaaaataaaaacaaacatgaAGAATTCAAGCATCATATAAAAGGAGTCCAACATGATCGATCATAATAGCAaaaaccaacaagaagaccACCATCCATATCCGAAAAAGATCAACATGATCAAATCATAGCAAGCAAATAAAACCAAAGTCTTAAAAAACAGcaacaaaataaaagatagaAGCGGCCACACAGGGCCTCGACAATCACACGAACCAAACTACGGGCGCGAAGGAACCTGACCCTCACGCCTCACAGCCGAAGCACATGCACGCTCAGCCACGCGACGACGCTTTGCTTCCTCACGAGGACGATCTTCCTCTTTACCTCTCGCCTTAGCCGCATCCTCAATCCCCGCAGTCAGAGAAAGATGAACAGGAGAGAGTGGACGAGTAAAATCAAAGGAAGGGAGATCAGCCAATTCATTAGGTTCAAACTCAACACGAACAACCAAGTTTGCCTTCTCTTTCCTCTGGACCAATTCATTCTCAAGATGCTTAACCTTACCATCAGGAATACTTATTCCCTCTTTCCTCCTCCTGGCAGCATCAAGCACTCCCATGATCTGATTCAATCCATGCATAGACGTGCGAACAACCTTCTGATTCTCCACATACCTCCGCACCTTTTTCATATGAGAATTGAAAGTAGCCAGCACATCATCATGTCTTGTTACTGCCCAACGATACTTCCTGCTCGCCACTTCCTTTTCCTTCTTAAAACGTTCCAAGTCGACCGCTTGACGCTTCTTCACCCGCTCAGCTTCCAAAGCTATCTTTGCAGTGAGTTTTTCAACTTCTTCCAATGCATCCGAGGACACTTTCTTCTCAGCCTCATACTTGCCGCACAGAGCCGccttttcctcggaattatCAGCCTTGTCCTTAATAGAAGCAAGCTTAGCCTTCGTTTTCTCAAGCTCCGCCTTCACCTCTTCAAGCTCCTCATCTTGATTAACCACCAATTTGTTCGCAAATTTTGTAGCCTGCACaaaaacaatacataaaattctttatttcgaaaccacaaactcataaaattaagaaaagcacacaaaaaaatttgaagAGAGAAACAATTATCTTACAATGGCCAAGTGACGAGCGAACTCTTGATACCACTCACCACGCCTAACTTGGTCAAAAGGCAAACCATCAACACCACCAGGTGATTGAAACAACTTGAAAAGATCACCACATCCCGAGGACAAACCGTTGAACGAATGCTCAAACGGTTCAAACGTAGCCTTCTCCGCAGCAGGCAACTCAACCACCGAAGGCAGCTCAACATCAGAGCTCGCAACTTTGCAAGATTTCGAAGCCGGCGCGTCCTTGGATGAATGACCAGCGGCAGCTCTTTTCTTCACAACCTTCTCACTGCCAGCAACAACAACCTCCCTTCCAGAAACACCAGTGGGCGGTACAGGAGATGTCGTGCTAGTAAGACCCATAACAATATTACGAGCAGATGTCAAAAGTTCCACACCGGGGGTACCAGACTAAACAACAGAAGCATCGGCACTACCTCCAGCAAAACAGTCAACCAAACTCGGAATCTCGCTCAAATCCATCTTCCTCCAACAAGCTACATTCGTAAAAAAGAAAACCGTACAAAATCAGTGACGTTTCAGAGCCAAGATCAAGCAATCAAAGGCATTTAacccagcaaaaaaaaaagaaaaaaaaaagaaaagaaagagtgTATATTTTCAACCTGAGTCAATAAACGGAATGCACTGCCAAACCTCCGACCGCCAGGCCTTAAAGTAGTCCACGCACTCACTATCACCAGGAGCAAGAGGAACACCAACTAAGTGACGACCTACAAAACAAGACAACAGtcaaataagaatttttttaaacaaatacaCCTATAAGAATTAAACTACCATTGTAAGATTTCCAACTACTCCTAAAAGGGGCACTCATATCAGAAACATCAGGAACCGGCGAAGTTGCAATTCGAACATAAAAAAACTTCTTAATCCAACATAAAGTTTTTCTCTTCCTCTCCCTTACAGCACCACAGCCAGTCTTCATAGACACATAAAAAGCCCCATCCGTCTTATCACACCGAGTAATATGCGCTATACGTTCAAACAAACATAGGCTCATGTGAACACCAATATCCGTGGCCGTGAACAGAGCCGCAACTATATTTCGAATTGCAGCAGGAGTAAGTTGAGCCAGTGCAATAAGATGATCATCACAATACGCCAGCAGCAACCTCGGGAGGGGAAACCACAAATGATACTCGGTGAACCAGAAGTCATAAACACAAAGCCACCCATCCGGAACCGTCCACGGACGTTCATCCTCGCCGGGAATACGCGCTTTTATGACGCCATTACAACAACAGTTGGCTGAGATCCACTTGATTGTATCATCATCAACAATAGAAGGAAATGACTCCGATGGATCCGGATGATTAACAAGAGGACCTATGAAACTCCTAGGCCTTTCCCTCGCCTTCCTAACcctcgttttcttcttcttcacatagCCACAAGGATCACCAAAGGCATCAAGCGAATCAGCATGGGAGGCAGCCaagctttcttgttttatttttctcaaaatatcgATAACGTTGGCTCGACGATCACTGCCTCCATCGGCATCATCCCTCTCATCGCCTACAACAGCGATTCCTAGACTACCACTAACACCGCTTTGCTCACCACTAAAACTATCCTGCTCATCACTAAAATCATCACACTCACCACTAAAATCACTACGTTCATCAAAACCATCTTGGTCACCCATCTCATCATCTCCAACAGCATCATAATCACCGTCACTAGCAAACTTTTCTTGCTCACTTTCCTCACCAACATTAACGTCACTGGTTCCATTCTGCTTATCATCGGCGTCTCCCAGAGCACCATCATCTTCAACATCAACgttttcaacatcatcatctcGTCTATCATCTCCAGCGGCATTATCAAATTCACTATCAGCACCATCCACAGATTCCTCACTATGAGAACTCGAGTGCGAACTACCATCAGAGGAACTCGTAGTTTTCGACGACGACTCTCTCGCTCGAGAGGATTTCGCCAACTGCATCTACTCATGTTCCCAAACAGTTTCCAACATAGTCTTCTTCACCAAAGATGACTAACTCGAGACAACAGGAAGCGTTTTCAAAGACAACTTCGACCCTCCAACACCAGGCTCCGCCACCAAATTTGTCCTGTGCTCATCAAAAAGAAACCTGGTCCCTTCCTCGATCAAACTCGCGCTTACCCTGTCTTCTGCTTCACTTCCCGTAAGAGTACCTAACTCAACAACAATGACAGATTCGGCAATCTCCGACCACGACTTGCGGCCATCAGCAAGCTCCATCTTACGAACTAACAAAGACAGCTGCTCACAAGCAACCTTCCCATCCAACGGCATACCAATCGACGAACTCAGCTCCGACTTTTCCATCACCGACGGCATGCTTGGCACAACAGAAGATAAGTTCGGAATGAGAGACGGGCTCGAACCAGTAGACGACGAGCTCAACCCCACCTCACCGCGACACGGCTCTATCGACAACGGCAAGCTTGGGACAGCAAGCGACAAGCTCGAACCAAGAAATGAGCTAGGAACAGACGAGCTTGAAACAAAAGCCGAGCTCGTCCCCACCAATGGCAAGCTCGTGCCCTCCGCATCCAGACCACACTCTTTCATCGACAAAGGATCCGAAGCAGCAACAGACGAGATCGAACTCGAAGCCACCATCGACGAGTTCGGAGCAACAGGAGATGAGCTTGGAATCGCCACTAACGAGTGTGGAGCAACAGGAGACGAACTCAGAGCCAACATTGACAAGCTCGGAGCCGCCATTGACGAGTTCGGGACATCAGGAGGTGAGCTCGGAGCCGCCATCGACGAGCTCGGGACATCAGGAGGTGAGCTCGGAGCTGCCATCGACGAGCTCGGAACATCAGGAGGCGAACTTGGATCCGCCATCGACGAGCTCGTAACAACAGGAGATGAGCTTGAAGCCGCCATTAACGAGTTCGAAGCAACATGAGACGAATTCTGAACCACCGTTGACGAGCTCGGAGCCGCCATTAACAAGCTCGTGACATCAGGCGGCAAGCTCGGCGCCACCATTGACGAACTCTTCTCAAACCTTCTACGGGTGACGAGCTCAACCCCTTTTTAAACGAGCTCAGCCTCTCTTCTCCCACACCTCAGAACACGACCTCAACCCCTTTTCAAACGAACTCAGCCTCTCTTCTCCCACACCTCAGAACACGACCTCAACCCCTTTTCAAACGAACTTAGCCTCTCTTCCCCACATCACAGACCACGACCAAACaaccttttttttaaaaaaaacgagCTCAACCTCTCTTCTCTCACACCACAGACCACGACCAAAACCCCTTGCTTCCGCCTGTTTTCAACGAGCACAGccctttttagaaaaaaaaaaatggcggCAGAGAAGAGATAGGGAGCAAGGAGGAccactcaaaaaaaaaaaatataaaaacaccgataaaagataaaaagacaAGACAcaaaagaaagtttttttttttttaacttgcttCCAAATGGgggacaaaaactaaaaaaaataagagaccCAACCATCACTTATATAGGAAAGGAAAAACGTGTTGCCCTATTTCCCGACAATTCCCGAGCCTGACCTGATTTTCTCAGACAGAAGATTCCAGTAAGAATTCACCAAGATTCCACACTTGGCAAACTGTGGGGGGGGAGACAATTGTTGGAGATGAGCTTAGCACAGGTCCATTAAGAGCTAAGCCCAAAATCAGGCCCGACCAGTTAAACAACAATTGATGATTTCGCTAGAAGACAAAACGTACGTCACTATAAATAGAAGACGTCAGACTCATTGAAAGGACAGCCAGAAACGTACAGAAAGTACAGAAAATGAGAGCATCGCCTCTTCATCATAGACAAAGTGTTGGACGATCTCGACCACGTCCAGACGACCTCAGACCATAAAATAGAAAGATACTTGTTTAGACGAACTGTTTAAACGAGCATCTTTAGTTCTTGTAATTGACCGAGCTTGTTTATTCTTGACTATTAATACGAAAATCTCCACCcctttacatcatttataaatattacatcATACCGGATATGGAAACAACACTAACCCTAGCTCTGCAAACAGGACAAGTCGCGGCTTTGAGCAACCAAGTGTCCACACACTTCCGATGGAACACGTGTCCGCAGCCGGGAAGGTTCCGACACCATTGTCCCTGTCTGAACCCATCAAGACAAACCACGCAATCGCTTCCGTACCTTGTGGTGGGTTCGTAGAATTTGAATTCTGGAAGCTTTTTAACGAATCTTGAAGATAAACCATCAGAGAATACGTGGCGGCGGTTACGTCGGCGACGTCGTAGGTGGCGATGGAGAGAGGAGATGAGGaaagggagaagaagaagagatgcgatgctgagaaggaggaggaagagaaagaaTACTGATATCATGATAGCGCCTacgaggaagagagagagaattttCGTTTTGGGCtttggcggtggtggtggtggagacgCCGAGGTATACGGTGTCTCGCCGTAGATTCTGTTATCATTCGTCGGAGGCATCGCACAATAAAAAGAATTCGTTTTTGGCTTCTCTGTCTTGTTTCTTTTACACCTGAATCTAATGGGAAAAGCTGAACACGGAATGCTTCGATATTTTTGTGAGCTGAAGTTCTAAAAATGAGAgatatttcttttttgaaacatGACGCAATCATAaagtttacagagaaacggtcATGTGTcagtgatttttaattttactttgGGCTTTGGATCATGTGAAAGCACTTTTAATATGGTTTTGTTTTGGCTCCATGTCGGAAATTTATAACAGGTATGTATCGAGCTATATAATAAtaccttctttttcttttttgagcaACATAATAATAATACCTTATGTCTGTCTAGGCGTGGGCATATTAACCGAAAcccaaatccgaaccgatccaaaaaattcaaaccgaaaaccgaaccgaagttTAAAAAAACCCGAACAGGTTTAGGATTCAACCAGTCCGGATATCCGTACCCGATTGGTTATATCCGATACCCGAACCAATTACCCGAAGTACccgaatatatatattactaaccCTAAGCTTACATCTTCCATTCTCATTCATCTTTCCGTCTTCTCTTTCTTCAACGTATATGTTCAATACATACTTAAACTCATTTTATGACCGATTACATGTACGAATCACTATACTTTgcgattttgatttatgtttgacTACAAGTAGGATTTGCggtttgttttttatttgttctttaCACATGCATGAGCTCAAACATTCATGATTATCCAGGTTTGATTTCTGTTTAATTTTGatgtcttttttattttgatttatgaatagatggattttttaccattttctattcaggataatacaaatagaaattacacaaagaaaaagaatacaAACTCGTGTTCCTCAACGTAATAACAAATCAGAAAGATCATAAATCTTATATTAAGTTGTTCAATCTTCTAACTTCAACAATATTGTTTCTAGTCTCACAAAGGCAAATCAAggataaatagattttttttatttgttacacAGTTCGGTTATACCCGAAATGTTAaattgaagaaagaaatggagccaaaggagGAGTTGAGTTGAGTTTGGGTCTTgtgcaagaatagggcaagtCTTCCAGAGATTGTCTGATAGGCTTCAGGAGTGTTATAGAAGGGCTTCAGAGGAGTCTAAGATACTATGAAGCTGGTGCAAACATAGggtcaagtccaggagggacttagacaccatttggagatagtTGGGTGATAGTGCGAAAATAAGGTGAGGTACAGACAGGTggtccgtaccatcgaccgtacttGTTCCGGATAAACCCGAAGTGAAGaagtgcaaagatagggcgccGGTTCAGAAAGAAGAGAGGCGACCTGAGCTGTAGCAGCTTGTGGACGTTTGTGGATAAGGCCAGGCTGTCATGAGCTGAAGTGAGCTGCAAAGTTAAAGGAGCATGGACCATGTATCTGGTCTGATACATGGGAATGTTCATAGGAGCTTATAAGCAGCCAATCAGAAGCCAGCCCTTGCCTTGGCCAGATTTGAATTAACCAATCAGACACCATCATCTATCATCCAATCACAAGACATCACACAAATTGCAAACTCACCCtccatcctagccatccattcatctcaagttatttctatccattagattaagggtttatgtAATTGCAAagtgtaaaacctatataaaggCTATGCAGTGGCGATTTGTAACCctaagggagtaagggggattccccctctccacttcatgaatgaaaaacttgttcttgaatctgaaacctaatctctaatctcttattctcctaatCTCCCAGTCACTTAATCTCTGTTCctaagtctcttattctctcataaacactctcatcaatctctctttctaaatcacctagagcaagctctcatctttctccattggagtttatacacacacatacaaccagagaagagaactctacaaatctcatatggaatcagagccaggttcatcagaacatGAGCTGAAGCTTCCGCAAGTCCACAGCTCACGCTTCAcctcaaaaccaaaccattgAGGCTTTCCCATCCGGTTCAGTCCCTTGTGAAAAAGAAGGCTGAAGCTTGGCGATTTCCCTTGGTTCCTCATCATGTTCTCTACCTGCTCAGATGGAGATTATCCTTGGAGGCAAAGGCGTATGGAGAGGCCTAACTAACCTGACTCCAAAGCTCTTTGTCCAAGAGAAGTTTCACATCCGGCTACAAGAGTATGGTGTGAAGAGTTTGGCGCCTAGATGTTCTGAAGAAAGGAGGGTCTTTTGAGTTGATGGTACAAGATggtggccatgaactgaaggagaaggaggtggGTGATGATCCAGACTCTCATATCCAACTAAAGCCATGGCCGGTTTCACAAAATGCAAAAGGAATCAACCTGGTTTCTTGTTGTAAGCGATTCCATAAACCATCTTGATATtgagcttgtgttgttgactggttgtgatgttctgatgtgattgaaaacctgaggattgtttaaaagattactaaatgaaataaaatgaatttagaatctGTCGCAGGATGCTTAAAGAGCTTGGTTTCCTAGTAATCCTTACAtcgtactagttatactaggtTTACTAGCAGCAGTGTAAGCGCTTTGAAAAATGTCTAGTAACTTATAAGTATTACGAGGATTACTTGATATGTTAATATGCTTAGCTCTGGTTCATAATGGTGCTTGttgtgattgattgaatctgcttgcatacatggattgaaaccgaattgaaagctgttgcatatagtcttgtggctgtcttacattgaagcattagattcatgtctaaattgctgagtaaagaagctttaaaaatgcCTAAGTGGCTTTCATAAATCTGGAAAAGAAAgtgcttgtgcttagagaggTTGCTTGCAAGgatagaacttgaaaatgacttGTTTTAATCTATTGCAATGCTTGTGAGATTGAGAAccaaacttgatgattaatcaagaATTGAGCCCAATactcttgtgtcttatctttacTGGAGtatgagtggtgtttcaggttcacaagaagtgttcttggCTCACCACCTATCCAAGACAAGAGGAAGACTTGatccattgtgtggagcaatgggaagatacttgtgtgtagaagccggtttaagaagcgcaggccacgaggttgttgagctcctaGTTCAAGACACACAAGAGGAAGACTTGatccattgtgtggagcaatgggaaggtgcttgtgtgtagaagccggtttaagaagcgcaggccacgaggttgttgagctcctggttcaagacacacaagaagaagaaggtcaccaTCTAAGTCATGAGGAAGGCCGGTGATCTGAGGGTACTTCAAGCTGAAGGCAAAAAGGGTGGATCAGTGATTTAAGCCCAGCTGTTAGGGTGGTGTGCTCCTGGTCTTGAAGTTCATTGAGGCTCATTTCAAGCTTGAACCTATACTCAATTCAAACTTGCGGTGGGGATTCAAATGAGCAACCTGAAGAGCCAAAGTTCAAGACATGTTTCCTCCTTATCATTACAAGAAAATGATAAGATGAAGCCTATTGCCAACATTCTGTGGAGAAGTCCACAGCCTGCTCCAAAGAGGGTAGAGAGGATGTTGTGACAATGGAGAGATGAAGCCTATTGCCAACACTCTGTGGAGAAGTCCACAGCCTGCTTCAAAGAGGGTAGAGAGGATGTTGTGACAATGGAGAGATGAAGCCTATTGCCAACATTCTGTGGAGAAGTCCGCAGCCTGCTCCGAAGAGGGTAGAGAGGATGTTGTGACAATGGAGAGATGAACCCTATTGCCAACATTCTGTGGAGAAGTCCGCAGCCTGCTCCAAAGAGGGTAGAGAGGATGTTGTGACAATGGAGAGGTGACTTGCGGTTCTGTCCATGGTGGTTTAGTCACCATAGCCTACACATCAGATGAGTGTAGAGAGGACATTAGACATGCAAGGAAGAGCATAACCAGGAGGGTGATGCAATTAAGACCAAgaccattgcaagctgatcatggagAAGTGGGGCTGTAAGTAACAAGTCTGGagaagatggaggtgttccCACAAGAATGATCATAGAGCTTAGTATGCGCTCATCTTCAAGCTTGGACCTTCCCTatactcggtctcaagcttgagggggagtgttggtGAGCTTGCATAATAAGAGAAGGA
This genomic stretch from Brassica napus cultivar Da-Ae chromosome C9, Da-Ae, whole genome shotgun sequence harbors:
- the LOC106437933 gene encoding uncharacterized protein LOC106437933 isoform X2, with the protein product MGLTSTTSPVPPTGVSGREVVVAGSEKVVKKRAAAGHSSKDAPASKSCKVASSDVELPSVVELPAAEKATFEPFEHSFNGLSSGCGDLFKLFQSPGGVDGLPFDQVRRGEWYQEFARHLAIATKFANKLVVNQDEELEEVKAELEKTKAKLASIKDKADNSEEKAALCGKYEAEKKVSSDALEEVEKLTAKIALEAERVKKRQAVDLERFKKEKEVASRKYRWAVTRHDDVLATFNSHMKKVRRYVENQKVVRTSMHGLNQIMGVLDAARRRKEGISIPDGKVKHLENELVQRKEKANLVVRVEFEPNELADLPSFDFTRPLSPVHLSLTAGIEDAAKARGKEEDRPREEAKRRRVAERACASAVRREGQVPSRP
- the LOC106437933 gene encoding uncharacterized protein LOC106437933 isoform X1, which produces MQLAKSSRARESSSKTTSSSDGSSHSSSHSEESVDGADSEFDNAAGDDRRDDDVENVDVEDDGALGDADDKQNGTSDVNVGEESEQEKFASDGDYDAVGDDEMGDQDGFDERSDFSGECDDFSDEQDSFSGEQSGVSGSLGIAVVGDERDDADGGSDRRANVIDILRKIKQESLAASHADSLDAFGDPCGYVKKKKTRVRKARERPRSFIGPLVNHPDPSESFPSIVDDDTIKWISANCCCNGVIKARIPGEDERPWTVPDGWLCVYDFWFTEYHLWFPLPRLLLAYCDDHLIALAQLTPAAIRNIVAALFTATDIGVHMSLCLFERIAHITRCDKTDGAFYVSMKTGCGAVRERKRKTLCWIKKFFYVRIATSPVPDVSDMSAPFRSSWKSYNGRHLVGVPLAPGDSECVDYFKAWRSEVWQCIPFIDSACWRKMDLSEIPSLVDCFAGGSADASVV
- the LOC125592555 gene encoding signaling mucin HKR1-like, whose product is MVAPSLPPDVTSLLMAAPSSSTVVQNSSHVASNSLMAASSSSPVVTSSSMADPSSPPDVPSSSMAAPSSPPDVPSSSMAAPSSPPDVPNSSMAAPSLSMLALSSSPVAPHSLVAIPSSSPVAPNSSMVASSSISSVAASDPLSMKECGLDAEGTSLPLVGTSSAFVSSSSVPSSFLGSSLSLAVPSLPLSIEPCRGEVGLSSSSTGSSPSLIPNLSSVVPSMPSVMEKSELSSSIGMPLDGKVACEQLSLLVRKMELADGRKSWSEIAESVIVVELGTLTGSEAEDRVSASLIEEGTRFLFDEHRTNLVAEPGVGGSKLSLKTLPVVSS
- the LOC106437936 gene encoding RING-H2 finger protein ATL56 encodes the protein MPPTNDNRIYGETPYTSASPPPPPPKPKTKILSLFLVGAIMISVFFLFLLLLSIASLLLLPFLISSLHRHLRRRRRNRRHVFSDGLSSRFVKKLPEFKFYEPTTRYGSDCVVCLDGFRQGQWCRNLPGCGHVFHRKCVDTWLLKAATCPVCRARVSVVSISGMM